In a genomic window of Piliocolobus tephrosceles isolate RC106 chromosome 1, ASM277652v3, whole genome shotgun sequence:
- the ADGRB2 gene encoding adhesion G protein-coupled receptor B2 isoform X4 encodes MTPACPLLLSVILSLRLAAAFDPAPSACSALASGVLYGAFSLQDLFPTIASGCSWTLENPDPTKYSLYLRFNRQEQVCAHFAPRLLPLDHYLVNFTCLRPSPEEAVAQAESEVGRPEEEEAEAAAGLELCSGSGPFTFLHFDKNFVQLCLSAEPSEAPRLLAPAALAFRFVEVLLINNNNSSQFTCGVLCRWSEECGRAAGRACGFAQPGCSCPGEAGAGSATTTSPGPPAAHTLSNALVPGGPAPPAEADLHSGSSNDLFTTEMRYGEEPEEEPKVKTQWPRSADEPGLYMAQTGDPAAEEWSPWSVCSLTCGQGLQVRTRSCVSSPYGTLCSGPLRETRPCNNSATCPVHGVWEEWGSWSLCSRSCGRGSRSRMRTCVPPQHGGKACEGPELQTKLCSMAACPVEGQWLEWGPWGPCSTSCANGTQQRSRKCSVAGPAWATCTGALTDTRECSNLECPATDSKWGPWNAWSLCSKTCDTGWQRRFRMCQATGTQGYPCEGTGEEVKPCSEKRCPAFHEMCRDEYVMLMTWKKAAAGEIIYNKCPPNASGSASRRCLLSAQGVAYWGLPSFARCISHEYRYLYLSLREHLAKGQRMLAGEGMSQVVRSLQELLARRTYYSGDLLFSVDILRNVTDTFKRATYVPSADDVQRFFQVVSFMVDAENKEKWDDAQQVSPGSVHLLRVVEDFIHLVGDALKAFQSSLIVTDNLVISIQREPVSAVSSDITFPMRGRRGMKDWVRHSEDRLFLPKEVLSLSSPGKPATSGAAGSPGRGRGPGTVPPGPGHSHQRLLPADPDESSYFVIGAVLYRTLGLILPPPRPPLAVTSRVMTVTVRPPTQPPAEPLITVELSYIINGTTDPHCASWDYSRADASSGDWDTENCQTLETQAALTRCQCQHLSTFAVLAQPPKDLTLELAGSPSVPLVIGCAVSCMALLTLLAIYAAFWRFIKSERSIILLNFCLSILASNILILVGQSRVLSKGVCTMTAAFLHFFFLSSFCWVLTEAWQSYLAVIGRMRTRLVRKRFLCLGWGLPALVVAVSVGFTRTKGYGTSSYCWLSLEGGLLYAFVGPAAVIVLVNMLIGIIVFNKLMARDGISDKSKKQRAGASLWSSCVVLPLLALTWMSAVLAMTDRRSVLFQALFAVFNSAQGFVITAVHCFLRREVQDVVKCQMGVCRADESEDSPDSCKNGQLQILSDFEKDVDLACQTVLFKEVNTCNPSTITGTLSRLSLDEDEEPKSCLVGPEGSLSFSPLPGNILVPMAASPGLGEPPPPQEANPVYMCGEGGLRQLDLTWLRPTEPGSEGDYMVLPRRTLSLQPGGGGGGGEDAPRARPEGTPRRAAKTVAHTEGYPSFLSVDHSGLGLGPAYGSLQNPYGMTFQPPPPTPSARQVPEPGERSRTMPRTVPGSTMKMGSLERKKLRYSDLDFEVMHTRKRHSELYHELNQKFHTFDRYRSQSTAKREKRWSVSSGGAAERSVCTDKPSPGERPSLSQHRRHQSWSTFKSMTLGSLPPKPRERLTLHRTAAWEPTEPPDGDFQTEV; translated from the exons ATGACCCCAGCCTGTCCCCTCTTACTGTCTGTGATTCTGTCCCTGCGCCTGGCCGCCGCCTTCGACCCCGCCCCCAGTGCCTGCTCTGCCCTGGCCTCGGGTGTGCTCTACGGGGCCTTCTCGCTGCAGGACCTCTTTCCTACCATCGCCTCGGGCTGCTCCTGGACCCTGGAGAACCCTGACCCCACCAAGTACTCCCTCTACCTGCGCTTCAACCGCCAGGAGCAGGTGTGCGCACACTTTGCCCCCCGCCTGCTGCCCCTGGACCACTACCTGGTCAACTTTACCTGCCTGCGGCCTAGCCCCGAGGAGGCAGTGGCCCAGGCGGAGTCAGAGGTGGGGCggccagaggaggaggaggcggaggcggCAGCGGGGTTGGAGCTGTGCAGCGGCTCGGGCCCCTTTACGTTCCTGCACTTTGACAAGAACTTTGTGCAGCTGTGCCTGTCGGCTGAGCCCTCCGAGGCCCCGCGCCTGCTGGCGCCTGCTGCCCTAGCCTTCCGCTTTGTCGAGGTCTTgctcatcaacaacaacaactccAGCCAGTTCACCTGTGGTGTGCTCTGCCGCTGGAGTGAGGAGTGTGGCCGCGCTGCCGGCAGGGCCTGCGGCTTTGCTCAGCCAGGCTGCAGCTGCCCTGGAGAGGCGGGGGCCGGCTCCGCCACCACCACATCTCCAGGCCCTCCTGCTGCCCACACCCTGTCCAATGCCCTGGTGCCCGGGGGCCCAGCCCCACCTGCTGAGGCCGATTTGCACTCGGGGAGCAGCAATGATCTATTCACAACCGAGATGAGATATG GTGAGGAGCCGGAAGAGGAACCGAAAGTGAAAACCCAGTGGCCGAGGTCTGCAGATGAGCCTGGGCTATACATGGCGCAGACAG GCGACCCGGCGGCTGAGGAGTGGTCCCCGTGGAGCGTGTGTTCCCTGACGTGTGGGCAGGGTCTGCAGGTGCGGACCCGCTCCTGCGTGTCCTCCCCCTATGGGACCCTGTGCAGCGGGCCCCTGCGGGAGACCCGGCCCTGCAACAATTCAGCCACCTGCCCAG TGCACGGCGTGTGGGAGGAGTGGGGGTCCTGGAGCCTGTGCTCCCGCAGCTGCGGGCGGGGGTCCCGGAGCCGGATGCGGACCTGCGTGCCCCCCCAGCACGGCGGCAAGGCCTGCGAGGGTCCCGAGCTGCAGACTAAGCTCTGCAGTATGGCTGCCTGCCCGG TGGAAGGCCAGTGGCTAGAATGGGGTCCCTGGGGCCCATGCTCCACATCCTGTGCCAATGGGACCCAGCAGCGCAGCCGGAAATGCAGTGTGGCgggcccagcctgggccacatgcacGGGTGCCCTCACTGACACCCGGGAGTGCAGCAACCTCGAGTGCCCGG CCACTGATAGCAAGTGGGGGCCATGGAATGCATGGAGCCTGTGCTCTAAGACGTGTGACACAGGCTGGCAGCGCCGCTTCCGCATGTGCCAGGCCACGGGCACGCAGGGCTACCCCTGCGAGGGCACTGGAGAGGAGGTGAAGCCTTGTAGTGAGAAGAGGTGTCCAG CCTTCCACGAGATGTGCAGGGATGAGTACGTGATGCTGATGACGTGGAAGAAGGCAGCTGCTGGTGAGATCATCTACAACAAGTGCCCCCCGAACGCCTCAG GGTCTGCCAGCCGCCGCTGTCTCCTCAGTGCCCAAGGCGTGGCGTACTGGGGGCTGCCCAGCTTTGCTCGCTGCATCTCCCATGAGTACCGCTACCTGTATCTGTCA CTTAGGGAGCACCTGGCCAAGGGGCAGCGCATGCTGGCGGGCGAGGGCATGTCACAGGTGGTGCGCAGCCTGCAGGAGCTACTGGCCCGGCGCACCTACTATAGTGGGGACCTGCTCTTCTCTGTGGACATTCTGAGGAATGTCACTGACACCTTTAAGAGGGCCACCTACGTGCCCTCGGCTGATGATGTGCAG CGCTTCTTCCAGGTGGTGAGCTTCATGGTGGATGCGGAAAACAAGGAGAAGTGGGACGATGCTCAGCAG GTGTCCCCTGGCTCTGTGCACCTGCTCCGTGTCGTGGAGGACTTCATTCACCTGGTGGGCGATGCTCTCAAGGCCTTCCAGAGCTCTCTGATTGTCACGGACAATCTAG TGATCAGCATTCAGCGAGAGCCCGTCTCAGCTGTGTCCAGCGACATCACGTTCCCCATGCGGGGCCGCCGGGGCATGAAGGACTGGGTGCGGCACTCAGAGGACCGCCTCTTCCTGCCCAAGGAGGTGCTCAGCCTCTCCTCCCCAGGGAAGCCAGCCACATCTGGGGCAGCAGGCAgccctggcagggggaggggcccAGGAACGGTGCCCCCTGGCCCGGGCCACTCCCACCAGCGCCTCCTCCCAGCAGACCCCGATGAGTCCTCCTACTTTGTGATTGGTGCTGTGCTCTACCGCACCCTTGGCCTCATCTTGCCGCCCCCCAG GCCCCCACTGGCCGTCACATCGCGGGTGATGACAGTGACTGTGCGCCCCCCTACCCAGCCTCCAGCCGAGCCCCTCATCACTGTGGAGCTCTCCTACATCATCAAT GGCACCACGGATCCCCATTGTGCCAGCTGGGACTACTCCAGAGC TGATGCCAGCTCAGGAGACTGGGACACTGAAAATTGCCAGACCCTGGAGACCCAGGCAGCTCTCACCCGCTGCCAGTGCCAGCACCTGTCCACCTTTGCTGTGCTGGCCCAGCCGCCCAAGGACCTG ACCCTGGAGCTGGCGGGCTCCCCCTCGGTCCCCCTGGTGATCGGCTGTGCGGTGTCGTGCATGGCACTGCTCACCCTGCTCGCCATCTATGCCGCCTTTTGGAG GTTCATAAAATCTGAGCGCTCCATCATCTTGCTGAACTTCTGCCTCTCCATCTTGGCTTCCAACATCCTGATCCTCGTGGGCCAGTCCCGGGTGCTGAGCAAG GGCGTGTGCACCATGACGGCTGCCTTCCTGcacttcttctttctctcctccttttgcTGGGTGCTTACCGAGGCCTGGCAGTCCTACCTGGCTGTCATTGGGCGGATGCGCACCCGCCTCGTTCGCAAGCGCTTCCTCTGCCTGGGCTGGG GTCTGCCTGCCCTGGTGGTGGCCGTGTCTGTTGGCTTTACCCGAACCAAAGGATACGGTACATCCAGCTA ctgCTGGCTCTCCCTGGAGGGCGGCCTGCTCTACGCCTTTGTGGGCCCTGCAGCCGTCATTGTCCTG GTGAACATGCTCATCGGAATCATCGTCTTCAACAAGCTCATGGCACGTGATGGCATCTCCGACAAATCCAAGAAGCAGAGGGCCGG GGCCTCACTCTGGAGCTCCTGCGTGGTGCTGCCCCTGCTGGCGCTCACCTGGATGTCTGCCGTCCTGGCTATGACAGACCGCCGTTCCGTCCTCTTCCAGGCCCTCTTTGCTGTCTTCAACTCTGCGCAGGGCTTTGTCATCACTGCTGTGCACTGCTTCCTGCGCCGAGAG GTCCAGGATGTGGTGAAGTGCCAGATGGGGGTGTGCCGGGCTGATGAGAGCGAAGACTCCCCTGACTCATGTAAGAATGGGCAGCTGCAGATCCTG TCAGACTTTGAAAAGGATGTGGATCTGGCTTGTCAAACAG TTCTGTTCAAGGAGGTCAACACTTGCAACCCGTCCACCATCACGGGCACACTATCCCGCCTGTCCCTGGATGAGGATGAGGAGCCCAAGTCCTGCCTCGTGGGCCCTGAGGGGAGCCTCAGCTTCTCACCACTGCCTGGGAATATCCTGGTGCCCATGGCAGCCTCACCAGGGCTGGGGGAGCCGCCGCCCCCGCAGGAGGCCAACCCTGTGTACATGTGTGGGGAGGGCGGCCTGCGGCAGCTGGACCTCACATGGCTGCGGCCCACTGAGCCGGGCTCTGAGGGGGACTACATGGTGCTGCCTCGGCGGACTTTGAGCCTGCAGCCTGGCGGTGGGGGTGGAGGCGGTGAGGATGCCCCCAGGGCTCGGCCGGAGGGGACCCCCCGGCGGGCTGCCAAGACAGTGGCCCACACTGAAGGCTACCCCAGCTTCCTGTCCGTGGACCACTCGGGCCTGGGGCTGGGCCCTGCCTATGGGTCTCTCCAGAATCCCTATGGAATGACCTTCCAACCGCCACCACCGACACCCAGCGCCCGCCAAGTGCCCGAGCCAGGGGAGCGCAGCCGGACCATGCCTCGCACCGTGCCTGGCTCTACCATGAAGATGGGCTCCCTGGAG CGAAAGAAATTACGGTATTCAGACCTGGACTTTGAG GTGATGCACACCCGGAAACGGC
- the ADGRB2 gene encoding adhesion G protein-coupled receptor B2 isoform X1 — protein MTPACPLLLSVILSLRLAAAFDPAPSACSALASGVLYGAFSLQDLFPTIASGCSWTLENPDPTKYSLYLRFNRQEQVCAHFAPRLLPLDHYLVNFTCLRPSPEEAVAQAESEVGRPEEEEAEAAAGLELCSGSGPFTFLHFDKNFVQLCLSAEPSEAPRLLAPAALAFRFVEVLLINNNNSSQFTCGVLCRWSEECGRAAGRACGFAQPGCSCPGEAGAGSATTTSPGPPAAHTLSNALVPGGPAPPAEADLHSGSSNDLFTTEMRYGEEPEEEPKVKTQWPRSADEPGLYMAQTGDPAAEEWSPWSVCSLTCGQGLQVRTRSCVSSPYGTLCSGPLRETRPCNNSATCPVHGVWEEWGSWSLCSRSCGRGSRSRMRTCVPPQHGGKACEGPELQTKLCSMAACPVEGQWLEWGPWGPCSTSCANGTQQRSRKCSVAGPAWATCTGALTDTRECSNLECPATDSKWGPWNAWSLCSKTCDTGWQRRFRMCQATGTQGYPCEGTGEEVKPCSEKRCPAFHEMCRDEYVMLMTWKKAAAGEIIYNKCPPNASGSASRRCLLSAQGVAYWGLPSFARCISHEYRYLYLSLREHLAKGQRMLAGEGMSQVVRSLQELLARRTYYSGDLLFSVDILRNVTDTFKRATYVPSADDVQRFFQVVSFMVDAENKEKWDDAQQVSPGSVHLLRVVEDFIHLVGDALKAFQSSLIVTDNLVISIQREPVSAVSSDITFPMRGRRGMKDWVRHSEDRLFLPKEVLSLSSPGKPATSGAAGSPGRGRGPGTVPPGPGHSHQRLLPADPDESSYFVIGAVLYRTLGLILPPPRPPLAVTSRVMTVTVRPPTQPPAEPLITVELSYIINGTTDPHCASWDYSRADASSGDWDTENCQTLETQAALTRCQCQHLSTFAVLAQPPKDLTLELAGSPSVPLVIGCAVSCMALLTLLAIYAAFWRFIKSERSIILLNFCLSILASNILILVGQSRVLSKGVCTMTAAFLHFFFLSSFCWVLTEAWQSYLAVIGRMRTRLVRKRFLCLGWGLPALVVAVSVGFTRTKGYGTSSYCWLSLEGGLLYAFVGPAAVIVLVNMLIGIIVFNKLMARDGISDKSKKQRAGSERCPWASLLLPCSACGAVPSPLLSSASARNAMASLWSSCVVLPLLALTWMSAVLAMTDRRSVLFQALFAVFNSAQGFVITAVHCFLRREVQDVVKCQMGVCRADESEDSPDSCKNGQLQILSDFEKDVDLACQTVLFKEVNTCNPSTITGTLSRLSLDEDEEPKSCLVGPEGSLSFSPLPGNILVPMAASPGLGEPPPPQEANPVYMCGEGGLRQLDLTWLRPTEPGSEGDYMVLPRRTLSLQPGGGGGGGEDAPRARPEGTPRRAAKTVAHTEGYPSFLSVDHSGLGLGPAYGSLQNPYGMTFQPPPPTPSARQVPEPGERSRTMPRTVPGSTMKMGSLERKKLRYSDLDFEKVMHTRKRHSELYHELNQKFHTFDRYRSQSTAKREKRWSVSSGGAAERSVCTDKPSPGERPSLSQHRRHQSWSTFKSMTLGSLPPKPRERLTLHRTAAWEPTEPPDGDFQTEV, from the exons ATGACCCCAGCCTGTCCCCTCTTACTGTCTGTGATTCTGTCCCTGCGCCTGGCCGCCGCCTTCGACCCCGCCCCCAGTGCCTGCTCTGCCCTGGCCTCGGGTGTGCTCTACGGGGCCTTCTCGCTGCAGGACCTCTTTCCTACCATCGCCTCGGGCTGCTCCTGGACCCTGGAGAACCCTGACCCCACCAAGTACTCCCTCTACCTGCGCTTCAACCGCCAGGAGCAGGTGTGCGCACACTTTGCCCCCCGCCTGCTGCCCCTGGACCACTACCTGGTCAACTTTACCTGCCTGCGGCCTAGCCCCGAGGAGGCAGTGGCCCAGGCGGAGTCAGAGGTGGGGCggccagaggaggaggaggcggaggcggCAGCGGGGTTGGAGCTGTGCAGCGGCTCGGGCCCCTTTACGTTCCTGCACTTTGACAAGAACTTTGTGCAGCTGTGCCTGTCGGCTGAGCCCTCCGAGGCCCCGCGCCTGCTGGCGCCTGCTGCCCTAGCCTTCCGCTTTGTCGAGGTCTTgctcatcaacaacaacaactccAGCCAGTTCACCTGTGGTGTGCTCTGCCGCTGGAGTGAGGAGTGTGGCCGCGCTGCCGGCAGGGCCTGCGGCTTTGCTCAGCCAGGCTGCAGCTGCCCTGGAGAGGCGGGGGCCGGCTCCGCCACCACCACATCTCCAGGCCCTCCTGCTGCCCACACCCTGTCCAATGCCCTGGTGCCCGGGGGCCCAGCCCCACCTGCTGAGGCCGATTTGCACTCGGGGAGCAGCAATGATCTATTCACAACCGAGATGAGATATG GTGAGGAGCCGGAAGAGGAACCGAAAGTGAAAACCCAGTGGCCGAGGTCTGCAGATGAGCCTGGGCTATACATGGCGCAGACAG GCGACCCGGCGGCTGAGGAGTGGTCCCCGTGGAGCGTGTGTTCCCTGACGTGTGGGCAGGGTCTGCAGGTGCGGACCCGCTCCTGCGTGTCCTCCCCCTATGGGACCCTGTGCAGCGGGCCCCTGCGGGAGACCCGGCCCTGCAACAATTCAGCCACCTGCCCAG TGCACGGCGTGTGGGAGGAGTGGGGGTCCTGGAGCCTGTGCTCCCGCAGCTGCGGGCGGGGGTCCCGGAGCCGGATGCGGACCTGCGTGCCCCCCCAGCACGGCGGCAAGGCCTGCGAGGGTCCCGAGCTGCAGACTAAGCTCTGCAGTATGGCTGCCTGCCCGG TGGAAGGCCAGTGGCTAGAATGGGGTCCCTGGGGCCCATGCTCCACATCCTGTGCCAATGGGACCCAGCAGCGCAGCCGGAAATGCAGTGTGGCgggcccagcctgggccacatgcacGGGTGCCCTCACTGACACCCGGGAGTGCAGCAACCTCGAGTGCCCGG CCACTGATAGCAAGTGGGGGCCATGGAATGCATGGAGCCTGTGCTCTAAGACGTGTGACACAGGCTGGCAGCGCCGCTTCCGCATGTGCCAGGCCACGGGCACGCAGGGCTACCCCTGCGAGGGCACTGGAGAGGAGGTGAAGCCTTGTAGTGAGAAGAGGTGTCCAG CCTTCCACGAGATGTGCAGGGATGAGTACGTGATGCTGATGACGTGGAAGAAGGCAGCTGCTGGTGAGATCATCTACAACAAGTGCCCCCCGAACGCCTCAG GGTCTGCCAGCCGCCGCTGTCTCCTCAGTGCCCAAGGCGTGGCGTACTGGGGGCTGCCCAGCTTTGCTCGCTGCATCTCCCATGAGTACCGCTACCTGTATCTGTCA CTTAGGGAGCACCTGGCCAAGGGGCAGCGCATGCTGGCGGGCGAGGGCATGTCACAGGTGGTGCGCAGCCTGCAGGAGCTACTGGCCCGGCGCACCTACTATAGTGGGGACCTGCTCTTCTCTGTGGACATTCTGAGGAATGTCACTGACACCTTTAAGAGGGCCACCTACGTGCCCTCGGCTGATGATGTGCAG CGCTTCTTCCAGGTGGTGAGCTTCATGGTGGATGCGGAAAACAAGGAGAAGTGGGACGATGCTCAGCAG GTGTCCCCTGGCTCTGTGCACCTGCTCCGTGTCGTGGAGGACTTCATTCACCTGGTGGGCGATGCTCTCAAGGCCTTCCAGAGCTCTCTGATTGTCACGGACAATCTAG TGATCAGCATTCAGCGAGAGCCCGTCTCAGCTGTGTCCAGCGACATCACGTTCCCCATGCGGGGCCGCCGGGGCATGAAGGACTGGGTGCGGCACTCAGAGGACCGCCTCTTCCTGCCCAAGGAGGTGCTCAGCCTCTCCTCCCCAGGGAAGCCAGCCACATCTGGGGCAGCAGGCAgccctggcagggggaggggcccAGGAACGGTGCCCCCTGGCCCGGGCCACTCCCACCAGCGCCTCCTCCCAGCAGACCCCGATGAGTCCTCCTACTTTGTGATTGGTGCTGTGCTCTACCGCACCCTTGGCCTCATCTTGCCGCCCCCCAG GCCCCCACTGGCCGTCACATCGCGGGTGATGACAGTGACTGTGCGCCCCCCTACCCAGCCTCCAGCCGAGCCCCTCATCACTGTGGAGCTCTCCTACATCATCAAT GGCACCACGGATCCCCATTGTGCCAGCTGGGACTACTCCAGAGC TGATGCCAGCTCAGGAGACTGGGACACTGAAAATTGCCAGACCCTGGAGACCCAGGCAGCTCTCACCCGCTGCCAGTGCCAGCACCTGTCCACCTTTGCTGTGCTGGCCCAGCCGCCCAAGGACCTG ACCCTGGAGCTGGCGGGCTCCCCCTCGGTCCCCCTGGTGATCGGCTGTGCGGTGTCGTGCATGGCACTGCTCACCCTGCTCGCCATCTATGCCGCCTTTTGGAG GTTCATAAAATCTGAGCGCTCCATCATCTTGCTGAACTTCTGCCTCTCCATCTTGGCTTCCAACATCCTGATCCTCGTGGGCCAGTCCCGGGTGCTGAGCAAG GGCGTGTGCACCATGACGGCTGCCTTCCTGcacttcttctttctctcctccttttgcTGGGTGCTTACCGAGGCCTGGCAGTCCTACCTGGCTGTCATTGGGCGGATGCGCACCCGCCTCGTTCGCAAGCGCTTCCTCTGCCTGGGCTGGG GTCTGCCTGCCCTGGTGGTGGCCGTGTCTGTTGGCTTTACCCGAACCAAAGGATACGGTACATCCAGCTA ctgCTGGCTCTCCCTGGAGGGCGGCCTGCTCTACGCCTTTGTGGGCCCTGCAGCCGTCATTGTCCTG GTGAACATGCTCATCGGAATCATCGTCTTCAACAAGCTCATGGCACGTGATGGCATCTCCGACAAATCCAAGAAGCAGAGGGCCGG GTCGGAGCGGTGCCCCTGGGCCAGCCTGCTCCTCCCCTGCTCAGCGTGTGGAGCGGTCCCCAGCCCCCTGCTCAGCTCAGCCTCGGCCAGGAACGCCAT GGCCTCACTCTGGAGCTCCTGCGTGGTGCTGCCCCTGCTGGCGCTCACCTGGATGTCTGCCGTCCTGGCTATGACAGACCGCCGTTCCGTCCTCTTCCAGGCCCTCTTTGCTGTCTTCAACTCTGCGCAGGGCTTTGTCATCACTGCTGTGCACTGCTTCCTGCGCCGAGAG GTCCAGGATGTGGTGAAGTGCCAGATGGGGGTGTGCCGGGCTGATGAGAGCGAAGACTCCCCTGACTCATGTAAGAATGGGCAGCTGCAGATCCTG TCAGACTTTGAAAAGGATGTGGATCTGGCTTGTCAAACAG TTCTGTTCAAGGAGGTCAACACTTGCAACCCGTCCACCATCACGGGCACACTATCCCGCCTGTCCCTGGATGAGGATGAGGAGCCCAAGTCCTGCCTCGTGGGCCCTGAGGGGAGCCTCAGCTTCTCACCACTGCCTGGGAATATCCTGGTGCCCATGGCAGCCTCACCAGGGCTGGGGGAGCCGCCGCCCCCGCAGGAGGCCAACCCTGTGTACATGTGTGGGGAGGGCGGCCTGCGGCAGCTGGACCTCACATGGCTGCGGCCCACTGAGCCGGGCTCTGAGGGGGACTACATGGTGCTGCCTCGGCGGACTTTGAGCCTGCAGCCTGGCGGTGGGGGTGGAGGCGGTGAGGATGCCCCCAGGGCTCGGCCGGAGGGGACCCCCCGGCGGGCTGCCAAGACAGTGGCCCACACTGAAGGCTACCCCAGCTTCCTGTCCGTGGACCACTCGGGCCTGGGGCTGGGCCCTGCCTATGGGTCTCTCCAGAATCCCTATGGAATGACCTTCCAACCGCCACCACCGACACCCAGCGCCCGCCAAGTGCCCGAGCCAGGGGAGCGCAGCCGGACCATGCCTCGCACCGTGCCTGGCTCTACCATGAAGATGGGCTCCCTGGAG CGAAAGAAATTACGGTATTCAGACCTGGACTTTGAG AAGGTGATGCACACCCGGAAACGGC